The following coding sequences are from one Paenibacillus stellifer window:
- a CDS encoding S-layer homology domain-containing protein: protein MLHRVYSRASALGMALLLVISLVGGSFSSGAGTAAAAASGSSASAAASSSSVSATEAVYSAAEYVLSQGVTSDWQAIGLAQAGYQLPASYVTSLESQVKTGAAKFSATDYARTVLAVKAAGQDPTSFAGVNLVEKVYGNTGLKGTLNGYVFSLIALGSGDYSIPAGAVWTKDKLVQRILKSQNSDGGFTLIAGSASDPDMTAMALTALSPYKGQADVDAAGKKAVAWLSKQQSSNGGYGASSESAAQAVIALSAYGIDPAGADFTKNGATLVSRLLSFRLADGSFSHTLGGGSNVLATEQALEALAAYGLYAKGNGNLYDFTANPLAAKPKVQVRVDVEGPTASIGGGTVYSGIALDALNKLAQAEGFAVETKSSSFGIFVAGIGGVGSARFGGYDGWMYTIQRGGKWLNVYDAVDQLTLQAGDHLVFYYGDYGVTKLVDSVTYQPAEPKEGTPLQVTVSSLAWDFDGNPVTAGAAGVTVSIGGKTAVTDGKGVASFGSDLPPGSQTVEITGYKENAVPSVVRYTGSVKVTALTIFTDEKQISPWAVASVHAVYNSKLMEGVGSGKPTFAPKAKITRAQFAALLLRLTGNEPSASGTASFSDVKAGSWYYGYVVKAKALGLIGGVTTTSFKPDAYITRQDMAVMIARAYKLSPLTKTTFTDSGKISSYALNAVNAMTEKGYMTGIGSAFDPQGLVTREMAAVVASRLP, encoded by the coding sequence ATGCTGCACAGAGTTTATTCGAGAGCAAGCGCGCTCGGAATGGCATTATTGTTAGTTATTTCACTGGTTGGCGGATCTTTCTCCTCAGGAGCAGGCACGGCAGCGGCTGCTGCATCCGGCAGCTCCGCTTCGGCGGCAGCTTCCAGCAGCTCTGTCAGCGCAACCGAGGCGGTCTATTCGGCCGCCGAGTATGTGCTGAGCCAGGGCGTAACTTCCGATTGGCAGGCAATCGGACTGGCGCAGGCGGGATATCAACTCCCCGCTTCCTATGTAACGTCTCTGGAAAGCCAGGTTAAGACTGGCGCCGCCAAGTTCTCGGCAACGGATTATGCGCGCACGGTGCTGGCGGTTAAAGCGGCCGGTCAGGACCCGACTTCTTTTGCCGGAGTCAATCTGGTTGAGAAGGTATACGGCAACACCGGACTGAAGGGAACGCTCAACGGCTATGTGTTCAGCCTGATCGCTCTCGGCTCCGGGGATTACAGCATCCCGGCCGGCGCGGTGTGGACCAAAGACAAGCTCGTTCAGCGGATTCTGAAGAGCCAGAACAGTGACGGCGGCTTCACGCTGATTGCCGGAAGCGCAAGCGATCCCGACATGACGGCCATGGCGCTTACCGCGCTGTCGCCTTATAAAGGACAAGCCGATGTGGACGCAGCTGGTAAAAAGGCAGTAGCCTGGCTGTCCAAGCAGCAGTCATCGAACGGCGGCTATGGCGCGAGCAGTGAGAGCGCAGCGCAGGCAGTTATCGCACTGTCGGCCTATGGCATTGACCCTGCCGGAGCCGATTTCACCAAGAACGGCGCGACGCTGGTCAGCCGCCTGCTGAGCTTCCGTCTCGCGGACGGCAGCTTCTCGCACACACTGGGCGGCGGCAGCAATGTGCTGGCGACCGAGCAGGCGCTTGAAGCGCTCGCGGCATATGGCCTGTATGCCAAAGGCAACGGCAATCTGTATGACTTTACCGCTAACCCGCTGGCTGCAAAGCCGAAGGTGCAGGTAAGGGTTGACGTAGAAGGACCGACAGCTTCCATCGGCGGCGGCACGGTCTATAGCGGCATTGCCCTGGACGCGTTGAACAAGCTGGCCCAGGCCGAAGGCTTCGCCGTTGAGACGAAATCCAGCTCGTTCGGCATCTTCGTTGCCGGCATAGGCGGTGTGGGTTCGGCAAGATTCGGCGGATATGACGGATGGATGTACACGATTCAGCGCGGAGGCAAGTGGCTTAACGTCTATGACGCGGTTGACCAGCTTACGCTGCAGGCAGGCGATCATCTCGTGTTCTACTACGGGGATTATGGCGTAACGAAGCTGGTGGATTCCGTCACCTATCAACCGGCTGAACCGAAGGAGGGCACACCGCTTCAAGTCACTGTGAGCAGTCTCGCCTGGGACTTTGACGGCAATCCCGTAACTGCGGGCGCAGCAGGCGTTACCGTCTCCATCGGCGGGAAGACGGCAGTGACCGACGGCAAGGGCGTCGCATCGTTTGGCTCTGATCTGCCTCCAGGCAGCCAGACGGTGGAGATTACGGGCTATAAGGAGAATGCAGTACCATCAGTGGTCCGGTATACGGGCTCCGTGAAGGTGACCGCTCTGACGATTTTCACCGACGAGAAGCAGATTTCGCCTTGGGCGGTGGCATCCGTACATGCCGTATATAACAGCAAGCTGATGGAAGGCGTAGGCAGCGGCAAGCCGACCTTCGCTCCGAAGGCGAAGATCACCCGCGCCCAGTTCGCAGCCCTGCTGCTTCGTCTTACGGGCAATGAACCGTCAGCTTCCGGCACCGCAAGCTTCAGCGACGTGAAGGCCGGTTCGTGGTATTATGGTTATGTTGTGAAAGCGAAAGCGCTCGGCCTGATCGGCGGCGTAACCACGACATCCTTCAAGCCGGACGCGTACATTACCCGCCAGGATATGGCGGTCATGATTGCGCGGGCTTACAAGCTGTCTCCTTTGACGAAGACCACTTTCACCGACAGCGGCAAAATCAGTTCGTACGCGCTGAACGCCGTGAACGCCATGACGGAAAAAGGCTACATGACCGGCATCGGCTCGGCCTTTGATCCGCAGGGTCTGGTGACGCGCGAAATGGCGGCTGTTGTAGCCTCCAGATTGCCTTAA
- a CDS encoding DUF4430 domain-containing protein: MRITFRQASARLLPVLLLSAALLSGCASDRGAAPAGSAPPAAQTAAAEDIGGALEPASASPEAGSVPGADASPGVTAAAGTPAAAEASAGAATARPSSAPGAAQPGVGTAAAGTAPAASLRAGTDGPGKSAPAGSAAPKASAAAKPAASAQASAGTVKPAATAKPSQAPAPSPSPKATSVTMSIIGDDQTGTILPPTAVDVQEGDTALEVLKRATRARKIQMEYSGAKAFSYVRGIDNLYEQDRGAESGWMYRVNGEFPSESAGAYRLSPGDKLDWLYTLDMGKDLGAPR, from the coding sequence ATGAGGATTACGTTCCGTCAAGCCAGTGCAAGACTGCTCCCGGTGCTGCTGCTGTCCGCCGCCCTGCTGTCCGGCTGCGCTTCGGACCGCGGCGCGGCCCCGGCGGGCAGTGCGCCGCCCGCCGCCCAGACCGCCGCCGCCGAGGATATCGGCGGCGCATTGGAGCCGGCTTCCGCTTCGCCGGAAGCCGGCTCCGTGCCCGGCGCGGATGCCTCGCCGGGCGTGACAGCGGCCGCCGGAACGCCAGCGGCCGCAGAAGCCTCGGCCGGGGCGGCGACCGCCCGGCCGTCATCAGCTCCCGGCGCTGCGCAGCCGGGAGTCGGAACCGCCGCCGCAGGCACAGCGCCGGCGGCATCCCTCCGGGCCGGAACTGACGGCCCGGGCAAGAGCGCGCCGGCCGGCAGCGCGGCGCCCAAGGCATCGGCGGCGGCGAAGCCCGCCGCCTCGGCGCAAGCTTCCGCCGGCACCGTGAAGCCGGCGGCCACGGCCAAGCCGTCCCAGGCTCCGGCGCCATCCCCCTCGCCCAAGGCGACGTCCGTTACCATGTCGATCATAGGCGACGACCAGACCGGAACGATTCTGCCGCCGACCGCAGTCGATGTGCAGGAGGGAGATACGGCACTGGAGGTACTGAAGCGGGCCACCCGCGCCCGCAAAATCCAGATGGAGTACAGCGGAGCCAAGGCCTTCAGCTATGTCCGGGGGATCGATAATCTGTATGAGCAGGACCGGGGTGCGGAGAGCGGCTGGATGTACCGGGTGAACGGTGAATTCCCGAGCGAAAGCGCAGGGGCGTACCGCCTCTCTCCGGGGGATAAGCTCGACTGGCTGTACACGCTGGATATGGGCAAAGACCTGGGAGCTCCAAGATGA
- a CDS encoding energy-coupling factor transporter transmembrane component T yields the protein MSGFRSMHPAVTIVYYAGLLAFTLLLFHPLFLVTEIAALTGLLVLQGQGRTLVRSLPFVLIVAVPAALLNPLFSHRGAVILFYFMDQPITLEAVLYGLMMMLVLLSVVILFLSYNYTVTPDRFLYLFGSAAPTTALLALMTLRFVPLFQRRLAKITLIQGARGITVAKGSLRARMSSGMTLLKTLLSWSLEEALQTADSMKARGYGIRRRSSYSVHRLERRDRAALIVLGATAAGIVWGWYEGFGYIMIYPRMRPHMFTYAEAGMYAAFCLFTMLPLWVEGKEIWLWKYSGRRSFRSAIPKRPGLHWTEYRSE from the coding sequence ATGAGCGGCTTCCGGTCTATGCACCCGGCGGTGACGATCGTCTACTACGCCGGTCTGCTGGCGTTCACGCTGCTGCTCTTCCACCCGCTGTTTCTGGTTACGGAAATCGCAGCTCTGACCGGGCTGCTCGTTCTACAGGGGCAGGGGAGAACGCTGGTACGGAGTCTTCCCTTTGTCCTGATCGTCGCAGTACCTGCCGCGCTGCTCAATCCGCTGTTCTCGCATCGGGGCGCCGTCATTCTGTTCTATTTTATGGACCAGCCCATTACGCTTGAGGCTGTGCTCTACGGGCTCATGATGATGCTTGTGCTGCTGTCGGTGGTTATTTTGTTTCTGTCTTACAACTACACGGTGACACCGGACCGTTTCCTGTATTTGTTCGGCTCGGCGGCCCCCACAACCGCCCTGCTCGCGCTGATGACGCTCCGCTTCGTGCCGCTCTTTCAGCGGCGGCTTGCGAAGATCACGCTTATTCAGGGAGCGCGGGGGATTACTGTGGCTAAAGGCAGCCTCCGCGCCCGCATGTCAAGCGGCATGACGCTGCTGAAGACGCTCCTGAGCTGGTCGCTGGAGGAGGCGCTGCAGACTGCGGACTCCATGAAAGCCCGCGGCTATGGAATACGCCGCCGCAGCTCCTATTCGGTTCACCGGCTGGAGCGCCGGGACCGGGCGGCTCTGATCGTGCTGGGAGCCACGGCTGCCGGCATTGTGTGGGGCTGGTACGAAGGATTCGGATATATCATGATCTATCCCCGGATGCGTCCCCATATGTTTACATATGCCGAAGCGGGGATGTACGCCGCCTTTTGCTTATTTACGATGCTTCCGCTGTGGGTGGAAGGGAAGGAGATCTGGTTATGGAAATACTCCGGGCGCAGGAGCTTTCGTTCCGCTATCCCGAAGCGTCCCGGCCTTCATTGGACCGAATATCGTTCGGAATAG
- a CDS encoding ABC transporter ATP-binding protein — protein sequence MEILRAQELSFRYPEASRPSLDRISFGIEEGEFIVLCGPSGSGKTTLLRHLKRELAPVGEKSGTVLYRGMELGELPPETAAGEIGMVFQNPDAQIVMETVWQELAFSMENMGLPPSVMRSRLAEFAGLFNLEPLLYKPVHELSGGQKQLVNLASVLLLHPRLLLLDEPTSQLDPVASREFIHLLRRLNEELSMTIILSEHRLEEAMPLADRVLVMEEGRLAACGTPRELVLASGREAGKGLEPYLPSASRLFLALSPEPDDRRPDQVPLTVREGKRWLGEAAVSRRLQPEAASAISLSSPGPAALHGAAGSADRGITASKPLLECRGISFRYEKDGPEVLRKLDFSLYRSELTAILGGNGAGKSTLLQVMAGLLKPQRGRLKPGSGMTAGYLAQNPLLYFSHDTVAEELVHMARYAGLSAAEGEREISALTDKLGLGGVLDSHPQDISGGEQQRTALALVLLLRPDILLLDEPTKGLDPSAKEELAELLGALALEGRNVTIVTHDVEFAARCATRCAMLFDGGIAAEGTPSAFFGANYFYTTAVGRIVRDWLPEALTVEDVMARW from the coding sequence ATGGAAATACTCCGGGCGCAGGAGCTTTCGTTCCGCTATCCCGAAGCGTCCCGGCCTTCATTGGACCGAATATCGTTCGGAATAGAGGAAGGGGAGTTCATCGTTCTCTGCGGGCCTTCGGGCAGCGGGAAGACGACGCTCCTTCGGCATCTCAAACGGGAGCTTGCACCGGTCGGGGAGAAGAGCGGAACCGTGCTGTACAGGGGGATGGAGCTTGGCGAGCTTCCGCCCGAGACGGCCGCCGGCGAGATTGGCATGGTCTTTCAGAATCCGGATGCGCAGATTGTCATGGAGACCGTATGGCAGGAGCTGGCTTTCTCTATGGAAAATATGGGGCTGCCGCCTTCCGTGATGCGCAGCAGACTGGCGGAGTTCGCCGGATTGTTCAATCTGGAGCCGCTGCTCTATAAGCCGGTTCACGAGCTGTCTGGCGGCCAGAAGCAGCTGGTCAATCTTGCTTCCGTGCTGCTGCTTCACCCCCGGCTGCTGCTGCTCGATGAACCGACATCCCAGCTCGATCCTGTGGCGTCCCGGGAGTTCATCCATCTGCTGCGGAGGCTGAACGAGGAATTGTCGATGACGATTATCCTGAGCGAACACCGCCTGGAGGAGGCGATGCCGCTCGCAGACCGGGTTCTGGTCATGGAGGAAGGCAGGCTTGCCGCCTGCGGCACTCCCCGGGAGCTGGTGCTTGCCAGCGGCCGGGAGGCAGGGAAGGGGCTGGAGCCGTACCTTCCGTCGGCGTCGCGCCTGTTCCTGGCGCTGTCTCCAGAGCCGGACGACCGTCGGCCGGATCAGGTTCCATTGACCGTCCGCGAAGGCAAACGCTGGCTTGGCGAAGCCGCCGTAAGCCGCCGTCTCCAGCCGGAAGCGGCTTCGGCCATCAGCCTATCTTCGCCCGGACCCGCCGCACTTCATGGCGCGGCCGGAAGTGCGGATAGGGGCATCACTGCTTCGAAGCCGCTGCTCGAATGCCGGGGAATTTCGTTCCGCTATGAGAAGGACGGCCCTGAGGTTCTGCGGAAGCTGGATTTCTCCCTATACAGAAGCGAGCTCACCGCAATTCTCGGCGGCAACGGGGCCGGCAAATCGACACTGCTTCAAGTAATGGCCGGTCTGCTTAAGCCGCAGCGCGGACGTCTGAAGCCGGGGAGCGGCATGACGGCGGGCTATCTGGCGCAGAACCCGCTGCTCTACTTCAGCCACGATACGGTGGCGGAGGAGCTGGTGCATATGGCCCGCTATGCGGGTCTGTCGGCGGCGGAGGGGGAACGGGAAATCAGTGCTTTGACGGATAAGCTGGGGCTTGGCGGCGTGCTGGACAGCCATCCGCAGGATATTAGCGGGGGCGAGCAGCAGCGGACTGCGCTTGCCCTGGTGCTGCTGCTGCGTCCGGATATTCTGCTGCTGGATGAGCCGACCAAAGGGCTGGACCCGTCAGCCAAGGAGGAGCTGGCGGAGCTGCTGGGCGCTCTCGCCTTGGAGGGCCGGAATGTTACTATAGTTACGCATGATGTCGAATTCGCGGCCCGCTGCGCCACACGCTGTGCCATGCTGTTTGACGGCGGTATAGCGGCGGAAGGAACGCCGTCCGCTTTTTTCGGCGCCAATTATTTCTACACGACAGCCGTTGGCCGGATCGTGCGCGACTGGCTGCCTGAAGCGCTGACGGTTGAGGATGTGATGGCGCGATGGTGA
- a CDS encoding ECF transporter S component: MVKLRLPLLIGLGLFIGGLALSSALKDRHYLLLSFVLLIAAMLPLFLRLERRKLEPRELVLLAVLAAVAAVSRIPFAALPSVKPVSAIVILSAYVFGAEAGFVIGAVSALVSNLYFGQGPWTPWQMFAWGMVGLTAGWLRNTGFMRSRLGLLTFGFVWGFLFGWIMNIWTLIGLPDAFSWGLVLTVYAQSFYFDLAHAISNVIFLSILAGGWIKVLERFRQKYGLLR, encoded by the coding sequence ATGGTGAAGCTCCGCCTGCCGCTTCTGATCGGCCTGGGACTGTTCATCGGAGGTCTGGCGCTCTCCTCTGCACTGAAGGACCGGCATTATCTCCTGCTCAGCTTCGTGCTGCTAATCGCAGCCATGCTGCCGCTGTTCCTTCGGCTGGAGCGCCGCAAGCTGGAGCCCCGCGAGCTGGTTCTCCTTGCGGTTCTCGCAGCAGTCGCCGCTGTAAGCCGCATTCCGTTCGCCGCCCTGCCGAGCGTCAAGCCGGTATCGGCCATTGTTATTTTATCCGCTTATGTATTTGGAGCTGAGGCGGGCTTTGTGATCGGGGCGGTGTCGGCACTCGTCTCCAATCTGTATTTCGGACAGGGACCCTGGACGCCTTGGCAGATGTTCGCCTGGGGCATGGTCGGGCTGACCGCCGGCTGGCTGCGGAATACCGGATTTATGAGAAGCCGCCTTGGACTTTTGACATTCGGTTTTGTATGGGGATTTCTGTTCGGCTGGATTATGAATATCTGGACCCTGATCGGGCTCCCGGATGCGTTCAGCTGGGGGCTGGTGCTGACGGTATATGCCCAGAGTTTTTATTTTGACTTGGCGCATGCGATATCGAACGTCATCTTCCTGTCCATTTTGGCGGGAGGGTGGATCAAGGTGCTGGAGCGTTTTCGCCAAAAATACGGGCTGCTGCGTTAA
- a CDS encoding methyl-accepting chemotaxis protein gives MKNLKLRTKMWLLTIIVLLSLLSVGISGTLTGQQLAGRSKDIYQHNLLPAQWVSQIRLNNEMIKSDVLALLLTEDLATNDKLTNDIEAKIAGNDEVTKKLKQLSWDNAVISQKLKEYESLLPEYRAKREQIIVFGKANQNAQAYKLYSGEFNTLNDKMFGLLNDIGSQLQQAAENTYEAASSQAERARNINIIMIAVYVLISMAASRLILGLITKPLAELRNLMSRAEKGDLTAMSSYSSRDEIGQIIQSYNTMMESLRRMLHSVSESAETLSASSEQMSASSEQTSLASNLIASTASELATGFEVQVNAIAETNASVQAMAEDIDSVQTGTGQMSELMALASNSADRGAEKVAWVSEQMTEINTSMIQSQDTIVSLARLSDQISEIITTINGIAGQTSLLSLNASIEAARAGEAGRGFAVVAGEIRKLSEETANSSLHITDIITQIQQQTREAVESMAGGARLASEGVEGSREIAEAFAQIVASIEDAIRQMEKMNKSVSHVYSECGDLVEVMNMVNEVTQKGAAGVEDVSASSQEQMSAMEEMSSSARYVATVAEGLQKELSEFKL, from the coding sequence ATGAAAAATTTAAAATTAAGAACAAAAATGTGGCTGCTCACGATCATTGTGCTGCTGTCTCTGCTCAGTGTGGGAATATCGGGCACGCTCACAGGCCAACAGCTGGCCGGCCGTTCCAAGGATATATATCAGCATAACTTGCTGCCTGCACAGTGGGTTTCACAGATTCGTCTGAACAATGAAATGATTAAGTCCGATGTACTGGCGCTTCTGCTGACCGAGGATCTGGCAACCAATGATAAGCTTACGAATGATATCGAAGCCAAGATAGCGGGCAACGACGAAGTGACCAAGAAGCTGAAGCAGCTCAGCTGGGACAATGCGGTCATCTCGCAGAAGCTGAAGGAATATGAATCTCTGCTGCCGGAATACCGCGCCAAGCGGGAGCAGATTATCGTATTCGGCAAGGCCAATCAGAATGCCCAGGCTTACAAGCTGTACTCGGGCGAGTTCAACACGCTGAATGACAAAATGTTCGGTCTCCTGAACGATATCGGCAGCCAGCTTCAGCAGGCTGCGGAGAATACGTATGAGGCTGCTTCCTCACAGGCTGAACGGGCGAGGAACATCAATATCATTATGATCGCGGTGTATGTGCTGATCAGCATGGCGGCCTCCCGTCTCATCTTGGGGCTTATCACCAAGCCGCTGGCTGAACTGCGGAACTTGATGAGCCGGGCGGAGAAGGGCGATCTTACGGCTATGTCGTCGTATTCGTCGAGAGATGAAATCGGCCAGATTATCCAGTCTTACAATACGATGATGGAGAGTCTGCGCCGGATGCTTCACAGCGTTTCGGAGAGCGCCGAGACCTTGTCCGCCTCATCCGAGCAGATGAGCGCTAGCTCCGAACAGACGTCGCTTGCATCCAATTTGATTGCTTCGACCGCTTCCGAGCTTGCAACGGGCTTTGAGGTCCAGGTGAACGCCATCGCAGAGACCAACGCATCTGTCCAGGCAATGGCGGAGGATATCGATTCGGTCCAGACAGGTACGGGGCAGATGTCGGAGCTGATGGCGCTGGCTTCGAATTCTGCCGACCGGGGGGCGGAGAAGGTTGCCTGGGTGTCGGAGCAGATGACCGAGATCAATACGAGCATGATACAGTCGCAGGACACCATCGTTTCACTGGCGAGGCTGTCCGATCAAATCAGCGAGATCATTACGACTATTAACGGTATCGCGGGACAGACAAGCCTGCTCTCGCTCAATGCCTCCATTGAGGCGGCCAGAGCGGGCGAAGCGGGCCGGGGCTTCGCTGTCGTGGCGGGAGAAATTCGCAAGCTGTCCGAAGAGACCGCCAACAGCTCTCTGCATATTACCGACATCATTACTCAGATCCAGCAGCAGACCCGCGAAGCAGTGGAGTCGATGGCTGGCGGGGCAAGGCTGGCGTCGGAAGGTGTGGAGGGAAGCCGCGAGATTGCGGAAGCCTTCGCTCAAATCGTCGCCTCCATTGAGGATGCCATCCGCCAGATGGAGAAGATGAACAAATCGGTCTCCCATGTGTACAGCGAATGCGGCGATCTGGTCGAAGTCATGAACATGGTAAATGAGGTCACCCAGAAAGGGGCGGCAGGCGTCGAGGATGTCAGCGCGTCCAGCCAGGAACAGATGTCGGCCATGGAGGAGATGTCCAGTTCCGCCCGCTATGTGGCGACAGTCGCCGAGGGACTGCAGAAGGAGCTTTCGGAATTCAAGCTGTAG
- a CDS encoding ketoacyl-ACP synthase III, whose amino-acid sequence MQAFSPFGSAITGIGTYVPERKLTNADLEAMVDTNDEWIVTRTGIRERRITGEQEFTSHMAAAAVQNMIDRFGVDVTDADLILMCTHTPDFPFPGTACLLQRHFGIEKAGAVDLNATCAGFVYGLVMADGLLRSGAFRKILVAAGDSMSKITDYTDRSSCILFGDGAGAVLMERTLAPDASCVLASDLGSDGSGGTVIRRAGLAKSLDGIDFDPAGYFYQNGREVYRWAVQTVTAGTKRLAEAAGTAVDGIDWFVPHSSNLRMIESICERSGFPLERTLLSLELFGNTSAASIPLALDLAVKDGRVKQDDKLLLFGFGGGLVYAGAVIRWSL is encoded by the coding sequence ATGCAAGCATTTAGTCCATTTGGCTCCGCCATTACGGGAATCGGAACCTATGTACCCGAGAGAAAATTGACCAATGCCGATCTGGAGGCTATGGTAGATACCAATGATGAATGGATTGTCACACGGACCGGAATCCGTGAACGCCGGATTACCGGAGAACAGGAGTTTACGAGCCATATGGCCGCTGCCGCCGTGCAAAATATGATTGACCGCTTCGGAGTGGATGTGACCGACGCCGATCTGATTTTGATGTGCACTCATACTCCCGATTTTCCCTTCCCGGGAACAGCTTGCCTGCTTCAGCGCCATTTCGGGATCGAGAAGGCGGGCGCCGTTGACCTCAATGCGACCTGCGCAGGCTTTGTGTACGGGCTTGTTATGGCAGACGGCCTGCTCCGCTCCGGAGCCTTCCGCAAAATTCTGGTGGCCGCCGGCGATAGCATGAGCAAAATTACGGACTATACCGACCGCTCTTCCTGTATTCTGTTCGGCGACGGTGCCGGGGCCGTGCTGATGGAGCGGACACTTGCTCCGGACGCCTCCTGCGTACTGGCCAGCGATCTCGGCTCGGACGGCTCGGGCGGAACGGTCATCCGCCGCGCCGGGCTGGCGAAGTCGCTCGACGGAATCGATTTTGATCCGGCCGGATATTTCTATCAGAACGGCCGTGAGGTATACCGCTGGGCTGTTCAGACGGTTACGGCGGGAACGAAGCGGCTTGCTGAAGCTGCGGGAACAGCCGTAGACGGAATCGACTGGTTCGTGCCGCACAGCTCCAATCTGCGGATGATCGAATCCATCTGCGAGCGCAGCGGATTTCCGCTTGAACGCACGCTGCTGAGTCTGGAGCTCTTCGGGAATACGTCGGCGGCGTCCATACCGCTTGCGCTGGATTTGGCCGTCAAGGACGGACGCGTTAAGCAGGATGACAAGCTGCTGCTGTTCGGCTTCGGAGGAGGCCTTGTCTACGCGGGAGCGGTCATTCGCTGGTCTTTGTAA
- a CDS encoding GNAT family N-acetyltransferase, protein MNNLNIRVLDESDAGAYQELRLRALTLSPAAFGSTYEREAAFSMDTVRERIAPSTEKFVLGAFAESRLAAIVTFVREPGTKTSHKANLYGMYTSPEVRGHGIGKSLLLELITRAEDCEGVERLNLTVVSDNEPARRLYRSVGFQVYGVERKALKTGGIYYDEDLMVLELGQ, encoded by the coding sequence ATGAATAACCTGAATATCCGGGTTCTTGACGAATCGGATGCTGGAGCGTATCAGGAATTGCGGCTGCGCGCTTTGACTCTCAGCCCTGCGGCCTTCGGCTCGACCTATGAGCGGGAAGCGGCTTTTTCCATGGATACCGTAAGAGAACGAATCGCCCCATCCACCGAGAAATTTGTACTGGGCGCTTTTGCAGAGAGTCGGCTCGCCGCCATCGTTACCTTTGTGCGGGAACCCGGCACCAAGACTTCTCATAAAGCCAATCTGTATGGCATGTACACCTCACCGGAGGTTCGGGGACATGGAATCGGCAAGTCACTGCTGCTGGAGTTGATCACAAGAGCGGAGGATTGCGAAGGCGTGGAACGCCTGAATCTAACTGTGGTGTCGGACAATGAGCCAGCGCGCCGGTTGTACCGGTCGGTCGGCTTTCAAGTGTACGGAGTGGAACGGAAGGCGCTGAAGACGGGCGGCATTTACTACGATGAGGATTTGATGGTGCTTGAGCTTGGCCAATAG
- the qoxD gene encoding cytochrome aa3 quinol oxidase subunit IV, producing the protein MLKTLFPIRHVIGYIASLVLSAAALAVIYGDFSHGTNMAILIITAVIQASLQLFLFMHIGESADTKKELYINIAYALFVGLVTIFGTMFIFVWGWYK; encoded by the coding sequence ATGTTGAAGACGTTGTTTCCCATTCGCCATGTGATAGGCTACATCGCCTCTTTGGTCCTTTCCGCCGCCGCGTTGGCCGTCATCTATGGCGATTTCTCCCATGGGACCAACATGGCGATTCTCATCATTACAGCGGTAATCCAGGCTTCCCTGCAGCTCTTCCTCTTCATGCATATCGGCGAATCCGCCGACACCAAGAAAGAGCTGTACATCAACATCGCGTACGCCTTGTTCGTTGGCCTGGTCACCATCTTCGGAACCATGTTCATCTTCGTATGGGGCTGGTACAAGTAA
- the qoxC gene encoding cytochrome aa3 quinol oxidase subunit III has protein sequence MKVDASKPLEYSTHENSNRIFGFWVFLGAEIALFATLFTVYFVLVNRFASGPNGAELFEIGPVLIETFLLLTSSFTIGLAIHAMRHGYKRAVIVFFAITLLMGLGFLGIEISEFVTYVNEGATLQTSAFLSSLFVLLGTHGAHVTFGFLWGTGILIQIWRRGLNPAVANKSFIFSLYWHYLDVVWIFIFSFVYLKGLM, from the coding sequence ATGAAAGTAGACGCCTCCAAACCGCTTGAATACTCAACACATGAGAACAGCAACCGCATTTTCGGCTTCTGGGTGTTCCTGGGAGCGGAAATTGCGCTGTTCGCCACTCTCTTTACCGTATACTTCGTTCTGGTGAACCGCTTCGCGTCGGGACCGAACGGCGCCGAGCTGTTCGAGATCGGACCGGTGCTTATTGAGACGTTCTTGCTGCTCACCAGTTCCTTTACCATCGGCCTGGCCATCCACGCGATGCGCCACGGCTACAAGCGTGCCGTGATTGTGTTCTTCGCCATCACGCTGCTGATGGGTCTCGGCTTCCTGGGCATCGAAATCTCGGAATTCGTCACCTATGTGAACGAAGGCGCCACGCTGCAGACCAGCGCTTTCCTGTCCAGCCTGTTCGTGCTTCTCGGCACTCACGGCGCTCACGTAACCTTCGGCTTCCTGTGGGGAACCGGCATCTTGATTCAGATTTGGCGCAGAGGCCTCAACCCGGCTGTCGCCAACAAATCGTTTATCTTCTCGCTGTACTGGCACTATTTGGACGTTGTCTGGATCTTCATCTTCAGCTTCGTCTACCTGAAAGGACTGATGTAA